CAGCTTTCTTGAATTTGGAGCTTTTCGTTGGACCTTTAATGTCCATTCCATGGCTGCCGGCGTAGTAAAGCTCCGCCAGTCTTATGAATCCGTAAACCTACAATTCCGTCGCACACGGCGGGGATATCCGAAGGAAAAAGTGtaaatttctttcctttttgaaaatttaaaagaacACAATTAAGAGATGGGTTTTCTTTTAaggaaatttgaaatttgaatgtacCTTGTCTCTGCATCTGCCACTTACGATGGCGGTCGGAAAACAACTAGCCAGCTTTTTCACCGTCTTCCTCATCTgaaatggaagaaaagaaaacagagtgaaaaacagagagaaaaaaagaaatggaaagtGAAGAGGAAAATGGAATCTGTGAGTACTTACAGCTTCGGACATGAAGGCTTTGTCGGGGTCTTCAACAATCGGAGAAAGAGTTCCGTCGTAATCCAAAAACATAACAATTTGTTTCCCTTTAGAAGCTTCAATTATCTGATCGAACATATCCAGTGCAGAAGGATGATGAAGCTGCTTTCATtacagaaaacaaaaacaaataagaCATGGGAtgaaataagaagaagaagaagaagaagaagaagaagaagaagaagaacagaGTTGATTTTAATTCTCACCATCCAAGAATTTTGGTGGTGGTCATCGGAAGCAGAGAGTGAAGGGAGAGATTTAACATGGGTAGGAGAGGAAGCTCTCATTGATTCAATCCAACCGCCATTAACATCAAGGTCTTTAAGGATTTTTTTACGGGAAATGGAGATGTAACCAccgccaccaccaccaccgCCGGGAGCAGGTGGGGGTTTTTGAGCGGTGGTGGCGAAAATAGAGGAGTTAGAAACAGCAACGGTGATGGACATATTGATGCCGGATTTAGTATCGGAAACTACCACATTCTGGTTCGTCATATCCAATTACACAATTACAATACTCTGTTTTTCCTTTGTTGTATTAAAATTGGAGAGTTTCCTTAAAATTGAGAACTTAAAAAAGCTCAAGAAAGAAAACCCAATTGGAATTGGAGTTGGAGAAAGGGAAAATGGGGAGTTGAGGTAGGAAAAACAGATGAAgagatgagagagagagagttatgGTGGAGAGAGGGAGGGAGGTGAATGGTGGATTTATAGTGGAGGAGATGAGAATTTGGGGAAGAGGTGGGGTCCATAACGGCGAAAATCCAGACGGCCCTACCACCGTAATCCGGCCGTCGTCAGTGGTAAAGAAGCCGTCACCGTAACACCTCCTCACCGGCGCATCTTAACAGTTTTAAATCCACGTGGCCGACATTCCATGGTCTCAGTCAACTTACTGTACATTCTTGCCGCGTGGATTTTATCGATAatgacatttttcttttatttctaattgtccaaaaagaaaaaaaaaaaaagataaattaattaCCATTTTTCTTTATTACTTCTATTTATTAATTATGCCAAGGAAATAAATATTTGAGTGGTGTTTGGGGGGTGAACTAAAAAAACAATTACATTCTAACATAAATGGAAagagataatatatatatatatatatatatatagttaatcgTAAGTTATAACCGTTGAAAATATTCATCATTATAATTAAAATCTCACAATTTGAAATTAGACGGTCAAATACTCTTTTAGAATTGTAATGTTACGAAAGAAAATAAGTAATTGAGATGTATTATTTTTCCTTATAATCGGAaagttttaaattatatatttccCTTATTGTACAAAAATGTTATTAatcattgtttttttcttaatagTATGTGCAGTGGGGATTAAACCTTAAACTTTGTGATTGATCAGTAAATTGAATTAGACACtttttagtaataataataataaataaaaaaagaaataaaaactcGTTGCTATTGTTATTTAGGTtttctaaattatattattttattacatGGGATTTACACTTTCGTTTAATGTTATAATTAAGAGCAATGTAAATGCATCAATATCTAGCAAAAGTGAGTTTAATTCAACTATAATTTACGTGGTATTCCAAACTTAATACTCATCTTAACTGACTGAGTCACGTCAAAATACTATTTGATAAATTATAACCAAAATACAAAAAGATGAGTATAGTTGGAGTGGGCAAAAGGGGTGTGTGAATGGGTTAGTTGAAGGTATATATTTCCACAAAAAGTTAGGGAATATAGAAGAAAGAAGGGGGCTTTTTTGTGGCCTTTGGTATGTATTTGAagccaatatatatatatatatatttcaacaCATTCCTTATTTAAGCCACTTTTCCAAAATCTTTTACCAAACTCTCAAAAGTACTTCCTCTCCCCAAACATAATAATACACAAAAAAACGCCCCTTGTAATTTGGTCACCAAAACTAGCTGCCCATTTTTCCTTTCAATTTAaaccccttttcttttcttttcttttcttttcttttctttattattctctctttttggACTTCAAAActccttctttctcttcttttacCTTTAAACAAAACCACTTGCATTTTATTTTATGCGTACAACTAATTATAttgttgttttatttctttctctcttttatatAATAATCATCATTCCAAATCACTATTACATATATAGATTCCATCATGCTTTCATTTCATTATTGTTCTTCATTTAATGCCtttttgttttcattaatctattctctcttttttccaataaaaaaaacaCTCATTTTGGGGACGATGGTATATGGGAGTGTTAACTAATATACTTTTGTTTACAGGTTATAATATCGCtctttttaaatactttttatttAGATATTTCGAGGACTAAAAAAGTTGCGTTGAGTTTAATTTTTTCGTCtctaaaataaagaaaaaaaggttccgAATATCTTCTCGTGAAATAAATGGAAACTAGATCGATGCATATGTCCTAGTCTCATTTTATATTCCCCTTCATCATTGGCACCTTGTTTTCCATTTTAAACTATTATTATATTTCCCTTCAAAGTGTATTATTATCTAATTGCTTGAATCACTGGGAAAATAAATCTCTCTGGAAATAAAGATTCTCCTCAAGAAATTAACCGTGAAACTATTAGAATCTATCATAGATATTGATACAAGTCTATTATTGATATAGGTCGATAGAAGTCCAACAGtgtttattagttttttttttcattttctgtaAATAGTTTGACATTTTTTCTATCGgtgaaaatttttctatatttaattctaaataaagaaaaaaaaaaggaattattTGTGAAAAACTCAATTTCACGCATTAAGATGCATATTTTTGTTTAGACTATGTTTAATAGATCCTTTAAGTGACTACTCGAGTTATTAGTTAGTTAAGCCCAATCCAAATATATCATAATATATAGACTTCCTCAGGAAGTATGGAACTACGACCATATGCTTTAACACACCCTAGTATAATATGAACTTCATgtgatatattaattatatctaTATACCATATCAATAATTCATGGGTCACATCTCTAAGCCTACATATACCTAACACAAACAATTCTTAGGATTTTATAGGTCATTTGTCAAAACCAATTTATCAAGTTTAggtttactttttcttttttcttttttgtcaagGACGACGATCTACCAAATACATTCACAATAGTATGATATccattttaataattaatatatgaaTTCTCAAGGTTATTTGGGTCTAACTTTAAATAGGTTGAGTGGACTATTATAACTCACTTCATGTTAATTAGAAGGCTCCAATTATAATAATTGGTGTCTCCAGCGATTATAACTTATACAATTGATTGCAGTATTACTAttccaaatttatttttgttaccATGCTTACTATTTAATACCGATTCTCtatttccttcttttttacATTGCTTACTATTTTCAAAATAGTCTGTATGTATTTCAAATAACACAGACTATTATAACTCACTGACTAGAATAACCAACACTCAACTCCCCAAACAGTACATATATTTAGCTTttcttttagtttaatttaaaagGTCTTATATCATTAGAGAAAGTTAAAGTTAGTACATTTACATACCATACGTACATTTACATACCATATTTGGATCTTCACTCTATTTGGCGGATGAGACTTTTGGTTTCATTATATTTCCAACATTTTCCCTCTTACGTTCATGTACTTCTACCCTCTTATTTAACCAACATATGATTCATATATGTAAAACCCATTTTATTGCATGGGATAATCTTATACACCAAACTCTTAATTAGTAAGTGTATATAGACAAAATAAGAATTGGTATAtgaaataatgataataataataataatgaataaaGTGACAACACAAAAGTTTGTTTTTAAGGCAGCATCTAAGCTCTAGTTAAAACTACTTTGTGTGTTTTATGGTACGAAGGGGTTGGCTTTATGTCGTCtcatattaaatatatatatatatatagagagagagagagagacataATTAGAGATAAAGTAGAGGGAAACAAAGTGCATGTGGTTAAAAACTTAAGAAAGATGAAACGACAAGTCGTCCTCTTAAAGCTTTTATTCATTCTATTCTTTGTATCTAGCCCCCCTTCGAGTCCAAACCCACCACCTTCTTCaatctttatttcttttctttcattctttcttctctcttcagATTGTAGAGCCTAAGGAGAAAGAGACAGCACAAAAGGTTCTTTTCTTAGAACTCTTGAGATTCTTTTTGTTTCTCTTCTCTTACAACCACAAAGCTAACTAGAGATCGAAGTTAACTAAGGATCGACTGATATCCAACCTTCAATTCAAAGAATAATATTgatgtttttatttattaagtAATATTTAAGTTGACTATGATAGTACTTGTAGTATATCGTTGATGCATGATTCGTCCGACgtagaaataaaaatataaataaagagaaagagagTTATAAATGATAAGTATATgcatatatgtgtatatatatcaaGTAAGTTGCCTAATAGCTTTAGGCTACCTGCATAAATAAGTATAGATTAGTTATTTATAAAATTGATATACGAGAATAACCCCTTTTCGCAACTTGCAAAAGACATTTATGAAAGCTTAAAAAATTCTATAAAAGTTTTAGCAGTATTTCAACGACATACATTGTTTGTATCCACCACCGTTGTCATGTAGTGATAAGTATAAAGAACAAATGTTGAGCACATAAGTCTAAGATCTATCTATTAATAGTATATATATGTCAGTTAATTTATACTAGCGATGCACTCGTCACTATTTATATCTAACAAAATTCGAGCTTGTCATTAAAAGTGTACATTTAGCAACATGTATGTTTTTGCTCATGTATACTATCAGAAGTTGCAAGAAGTAGGCTTTTGTGCTTAAACAACAAATACTTGAAATCCAATATAATTCAAATTCCAATCTATCGTTTTTAatggttttttttcctttcttcagcataatttaaatattttcgtGCCACTATAAATTTCAAGCTACTTTTTTCAAGAATACTTTTGTCAACATCATTAAAGAAAGAGATATTTAAAATCTAATTTAATATGTCAACATgttatactttttaaaatagCATATAATCATCTTTTGAACAAATTAACATATTggagaaaaattaaagaaaagacaTGCATAATTATATAagtatataatttataaaagtGTACTTACGACCATTTTCAAATATCCTCAAACTAATGAATCACAACATTTCTTTACTATATGGTTcgttttgttttgaaaaaataaattgaaacatATACTAGCAGATAAGAacaatcataaacataaacaaagGTAAACTAATAGCTAGCAAGGATTCATTTGGCAAAATGCAAAATCATTATACACatgtgtctatatatatatatatataaacctcaATCGTGATATCAAAATAGGATTgaaattttcaataataatcCTTTGTTTATGTATATGATCAAAACATCccagattaaattaaatatacatttttattAACATACGAGAGACTAATAATCTATGAAATTCTTGAATTAAAGTTAAAAGTCTAACGTATATATGTAAACGTAACCTaattaaatagtaaaaatttgGTCACcgaaagataaaagaaaagaagtatgaATTTCTAGAACGTGAAATTAATCAAAGATCTCACTATCTCACCCTAGCTAGCTGTCTTTCCAAGAATGACAAATACCAAACCTACAACAAACAAACTCAACTTCAGTGTTTAAGTGGAGGATTTTTCTCTATTGAATtgacttattattattattattattattttatttcatatataataaCATCCAATCCAACCTAAGTTTAAGTGGAGAATACTTGTGTACTAAAGATAGATGAACAAAAGTACACATGAAATTATTCCGTTCATTATCAAAAATAAACGTAATTTAGTtgacataaaatttaaacaatcaatCTCAAAATTTGATGTTTGAGTTTTTCCTATTCAGATTATAGTCAAACCTAGCTAAATTAGGTAGGTATCAAATTCGATCATATttatacaaaaataaatttctttttaaagatCATATTTCAAAAATCTTTAAACGTGAAAATTCTAATCTAAACAATGTTAAAAACATTTTAATGtcataaatatttaaaatctaATCGGATGAATTCCAAACTCGTTAGTTTGTAACTCTACAATGCATGTACATCTCATAACtactactatatatatatatgtatgttatTACAATATTACCAATTATAACCAATATTTTtcctatttaattaaattaggagaacatatatatatataaatagataGATAATAGATACAAAGCATATATAGTGGATgaaattgttatatttttaacaaaattgaATAAATTTGAGATAGACTTTTATACAAAATTGTAAGTGGATAGGAtccaaacaaaacaaacaaatgttttttctttttcctaataattttgaaaaaagagaaaaagaggcaATGTGGTGTTGGGGCGACAGAAATAGAAGATAAATTGAGAGTGTTTGGATGCTCCATCGTGTCAATTAATGACGGCTTTCAACACACGTGTATGATTCACCCCTCATGGATTGGTGCCCCCTCTCTATTCCCTCTTTctctactttttctttcttccttccttttctttcttccttccaaTTTATTTCATTTGTTGCCAAAATAATCATTTACTCTCTACAATATCTATATTTacgatattaataattatactCTATCGATTATAGACGATAATAGAcataaataagaatattaaagATTTAGGGTTTAGTGGATTCATTAATTTTTTAGACTACGTATTACTTACACgagaaatttaatatattatttgatgTAAGAGACACATACTCGTAAAACTAATGTACTAGAGTAAATAAAATTATCTTAAAAGACACAATGCGAATTCGTTAATTAGCCTTAAATTctacattttctgattttttttttataattattattcatatcGTTCATTAATcatcttaaatgaaattaaatttgaatattatagaaaattttatttaggagaattgttaaaaatagcaaatttgacaaaatatttacaaaatataacaaaatttcatattttattaataataaacatTGATCGACGTTGATATACTTCTATTAGTGATATTAAAAGATAGTGATAGAAGTCTTACCAGTTTCTATCGTTGATTAAGTCCAAATATTTGCTAGagcttgtaaatattttaatttatttttttatttttaaaaatgttccttctatttatttatttatttttgggtTGCAAATAAGTaagtgaataaaaaaaattaaatagacgGTTGACATTATATTGTAGGATTTTATTGGTGAAAAAACGAATTTAATTTATGGAAAAAGAATCTCATGTTTTTGTATGGGTATggaattttaatttaaattgaatTGAAAGATGGCTAATCAAGTCTAATATTGAATCTTTTTTGAAAAGATGGTTAATCAAATTAACATCGAAGTATTTGGTTGATAGCCAttcaaaataaagagaaaatatatatataccattTGCATTTGTCATGTGCCTTTGTCTATTTTGGATTGAGACTAACCTAAAACTAAACGCCGACGTTTTGatattccttcttcttttttttttttccatctagAACTTAAgtaaatgcttttttttttatctctaatgattttgaaagtatatatttattttggttGTTGTAAAGAAAAAACTTGGTTACGGTGTTGGTTGTATAATGGATAGAAATGAACACCTCTTTTTCTAGTTCCAGATAAGTAACAAATTTCACGTTAAAACGATCAAGGTAAATTATTTGAAATCCTATACTTAAACTTTATCTTCTCTATTTCAATGCTTACTTACTTTATGTCAAAATAAAAGTCACATTACTAATATGtcaaattattaattgaaaattaattGAATGAAGTTTAGGGTAGGAAAACTTAAACATTTTATTTCGATGTTTAGAGGTTAAAATATTAGAAGATGAGATACGTATACACATGcaacatttctttttcttctctttacaCACAAAAAATTTGTCAAAAGACCGTACAACAAAGATATTGCCAACGACAAAACTTGTTATCAATACGTTTTCATTAACTTTCGACAAATGATAACTTTTTCGCAATTACTTTTCTTAAATATCGACAAAAAGAAATTGATGTTTAAAAATCATCGTTAAACACCTTCTACATACTGATGGTAAATTTACTCTCTCAATAATAGTTTTTCTTTACactaaaaaaggaataaaaagtGTTCTTAATTATTAAAGTGTGATTTTAATTGAATTTATCATAATCTATCAACTTTAGTTTTTGGTCAATCAATGATTTAACATGATATCTCAGAGAATGAAATTCTCGTTTAAATCCTGTGTAATATCATTTACGTCGTTTGTTCGAGGAGAAGAGTtaaatatattgatatataatAACCCATATGCCCCAGCTCAAAATAGTGGGTTAGCTAGGGTATTCAAGTAGATTTATCATGTGGAAGACCTATTGCTAATTTTACCAATGTCCTTcctatataaaaaaatgacaCCTATCCCTAAAGAGTACAAACCATACCATATATATATGTcttaatagaaagagataaCATTATTGTTGTTGTGATGAATAATATTTGGTTCTTTTCTCTAAATGATTGGTAGATGCTTATGGATAAACAGTAAAATTTCAACTATTAATAACATATCACTTATTGTACTTCAAATCAACTCACAAGCTAAGAATAAAATGTTGAAGGAGATATATAGCATAAAGCAATATAATGTAACaatcaaaataactaaatataaatattaaataatcaaaaGAATGAAAAGATAAAGTTTACATCATCCAGTGTTCTAGTGCTGCTCAACCCCTATCATTCTACATCCCACTATAATGGTGACCTTTGAATCACCCACCCTTCTACTTTTCAACTTCTCCGGAAACTCTTTTTATCtctaacttattttttttaagtataacATGAACTATGAGATTTAAACCACAAAAATATCTTTTAGTCGTTAGTAAATTAATTCTAGATGTTGAAGCACTGACAACTCTTTCAATTCTTcagtgattttctttttttttacaaataagCTCTTCTTTTACTAttgttaatttttcatttttcgaCTTAGACATTATATAATAATTTATCGATATACGTTATCACTCTACTAATTACTtaagatattattttttttatgaaaaaaaaaattaattaatacttAGGTCTCTTTCGATATTATTAACGTAACTTCCCTGTTGGTCGTATAATTTGTAACATATCAATTAAGGAGGGAGGCATGACACACATACTTATAAACTAATACCTAATGACaacattatatattatatatta
This region of Cucumis melo cultivar AY chromosome 7, USDA_Cmelo_AY_1.0, whole genome shotgun sequence genomic DNA includes:
- the LOC103494413 gene encoding probable trehalose-phosphate phosphatase J isoform X2, with the translated sequence MTNQNVVVSDTKSGINMSITVAVSNSSIFATTAQKPPPAPGGGGGGGGYISISRKKILKDLDVNGGWIESMRASSPTHVKSLPSLSASDDHHQNSWMLHHPSALDMFDQIIEASKGKQIVMFLDYDGTLSPIVEDPDKAFMSEAMRKTVKKLASCFPTAIVSGRCRDKVYGFIRLAELYYAGSHGMDIKGPTKSSKFKKAVNQGLLFQPASEFLPMIDEVYQQLVEKMKSTPGAKVENNKFCISVHFRCVDEKQWNDLAQEVKSVVKEYPMLRLTQGRKVLEIRPTIKWDKGKALEFLLESLGYANCSDVFPIYIGDDRTDEDAFKVLRERNQGFGILVSKIPKDTHASYSLREPSEVMYFLQRLVQWKRPSLLRRRPCRV
- the LOC103494413 gene encoding probable trehalose-phosphate phosphatase J isoform X1, whose amino-acid sequence is MTNQNVVVSDTKSGINMSITVAVSNSSIFATTAQKPPPAPGGGGGGGGYISISRKKILKDLDVNGGWIESMRASSPTHVKSLPSLSASDDHHQNSWMQLHHPSALDMFDQIIEASKGKQIVMFLDYDGTLSPIVEDPDKAFMSEAMRKTVKKLASCFPTAIVSGRCRDKVYGFIRLAELYYAGSHGMDIKGPTKSSKFKKAVNQGLLFQPASEFLPMIDEVYQQLVEKMKSTPGAKVENNKFCISVHFRCVDEKQWNDLAQEVKSVVKEYPMLRLTQGRKVLEIRPTIKWDKGKALEFLLESLGYANCSDVFPIYIGDDRTDEDAFKVLRERNQGFGILVSKIPKDTHASYSLREPSEVMYFLQRLVQWKRPSLLRRRPCRV